From one Idiomarina sp. X4 genomic stretch:
- the coaBC gene encoding bifunctional phosphopantothenoylcysteine decarboxylase/phosphopantothenate--cysteine ligase CoaBC codes for MTQLQNKNILLGITGGIAAYKTPDLVRRLREQGAVVRCVMTESAKAFVTPLSLQAVSGFTVSDDLLDPTAEAAMGHIELARWADLILIAPATANTLARITHGFADDLLSTLVLASKAPVCVAPAMNQQMWAATAVQTNVSTLRERGITFIGPESGEQACGDIGYGRMTDPTDIVKALLDDKLPDSGSTASGTWQGKTFVITAGPTREAIDPVRYISNHSSGKMGYALAQAAANAGAKVVLVSGPTQLATPKGVQRIDVETAEQMLTAVQQQLTDCDVFIGCAAVSDYRVEHVAEHKIKKEQNSEPPKLSLVQNPDILKTVAQSANGPFTVGFAAETQNLKENALSKLQRKQLQMIIANDVSESHQGFNSDQNSALILSKESEQSLPTMSKHDMAVAIIDAIAKRYFDTSNRS; via the coding sequence ATGACACAACTGCAGAACAAAAACATTCTTTTGGGTATTACCGGCGGCATCGCAGCCTATAAAACACCTGACCTGGTGCGCCGGTTGCGTGAACAAGGTGCAGTGGTGCGCTGTGTCATGACCGAAAGTGCCAAAGCCTTTGTAACCCCACTTAGCTTACAGGCTGTGTCTGGTTTTACGGTCAGCGATGACTTGCTTGATCCCACAGCAGAAGCCGCTATGGGCCATATCGAGCTAGCACGATGGGCCGATCTGATTCTTATTGCTCCGGCCACAGCAAATACCCTGGCACGCATTACTCACGGTTTTGCCGATGACTTACTCAGTACGCTGGTTTTAGCCAGCAAAGCGCCTGTTTGCGTTGCGCCGGCAATGAATCAGCAAATGTGGGCGGCCACTGCAGTACAAACGAATGTGTCTACTCTGCGAGAGCGCGGCATTACCTTTATTGGTCCGGAAAGCGGCGAACAAGCCTGTGGCGATATTGGCTATGGCCGCATGACCGACCCCACCGATATTGTTAAGGCATTGCTAGACGATAAGTTGCCGGACAGCGGTTCTACAGCTTCCGGCACCTGGCAGGGTAAAACTTTTGTCATTACAGCGGGTCCGACGCGCGAAGCTATCGATCCCGTGCGGTATATCAGTAACCACAGTTCAGGCAAGATGGGTTATGCGTTAGCTCAGGCAGCGGCTAATGCCGGAGCAAAGGTTGTATTGGTGTCAGGACCCACCCAGCTTGCCACACCGAAAGGCGTACAACGTATTGATGTTGAAACCGCTGAGCAAATGCTGACAGCAGTACAACAACAGCTTACAGACTGTGATGTTTTTATCGGTTGCGCTGCGGTCTCCGACTATCGCGTAGAGCATGTCGCCGAGCACAAAATTAAGAAAGAGCAAAACAGTGAACCGCCCAAACTGTCATTGGTGCAAAACCCTGACATTTTGAAAACGGTGGCACAGTCTGCCAACGGTCCTTTTACCGTGGGCTTTGCCGCGGAAACCCAGAATTTAAAAGAAAATGCCTTAAGCAAATTACAGCGTAAGCAACTGCAAATGATCATCGCCAATGACGTCAGTGAGTCTCATCAGGGGTTCAATAGTGACCAGAACAGTGCGTTGATATTAAGCAAGGAAAGTGAGCAGTCACTTCCGACCATGAGCAAGCATGATATGGCTGTTGCCATTATCGATGCTATTGCAAAGCGCTATTTTGATACATCCAACAGGAGCTAA
- the dut gene encoding dUTP diphosphatase produces the protein MTQVDVKILDERIGQSIPLPKYETSGSAGMDLRACLDEPLTIEPGETQLIGTGIAMYIGDPGYAATILPRSGLGHKHGLVLGNLVGLIDSDYQGELKVSCWNRSNKAYTIEPGDRIAQLVILPVIQASMNIVDEFEESDRGEGGFGHSGRS, from the coding sequence ATGACGCAAGTGGACGTTAAAATTCTCGACGAACGTATCGGTCAGTCTATCCCTCTTCCTAAATATGAAACCAGCGGCTCTGCCGGCATGGATTTGCGTGCTTGTTTAGACGAACCCTTGACCATAGAGCCGGGCGAAACCCAACTCATTGGCACCGGTATCGCCATGTATATTGGTGACCCGGGCTATGCCGCCACCATTCTGCCGCGCTCAGGCCTCGGCCATAAACACGGTTTAGTTTTAGGCAATTTAGTGGGTCTTATCGACTCAGATTATCAAGGCGAACTAAAAGTATCATGCTGGAACCGCAGCAATAAGGCATACACCATTGAGCCGGGCGACCGCATTGCCCAGTTGGTGATTTTGCCAGTGATACAAGCCAGCATGAACATTGTCGACGAATTTGAAGAATCAGACCGTGGCGAAGGTGGTTTCGGTCACTCTGGTCGTTCTTAA
- the slmA gene encoding nucleoid occlusion factor SlmA, which yields MAEQKRNRREEILQALAAMLETSPGQRITTAKLAANLGVSEAALYRHFPSKARMFEGLIEFVEDTLLTRINLIMNEEKNTLSRCYMILQLLLTFAERNPGITRVMTGDALMGEHDRLRSRMEDLFNRIESSIKQVLREKAMREQQKFIVDEAVLANMLLSYADGKISQFVRSNFKRLPTEHLAAQWQVMEQQLAGA from the coding sequence ATGGCAGAACAAAAACGTAACCGTCGTGAAGAAATACTCCAGGCGTTGGCCGCAATGCTGGAAACCAGCCCGGGTCAGCGCATTACAACCGCAAAGTTAGCCGCCAACCTTGGTGTCTCTGAAGCAGCATTGTACCGCCACTTCCCTTCTAAGGCACGAATGTTTGAAGGCCTTATCGAATTTGTAGAGGACACCCTGCTGACGCGTATTAACCTCATTATGAATGAAGAAAAAAATACGCTGTCTCGTTGCTACATGATTTTGCAGCTATTGCTGACATTTGCTGAGCGTAACCCAGGCATAACCCGCGTTATGACAGGCGACGCACTCATGGGTGAACATGACCGCCTGCGCAGTCGCATGGAAGACTTGTTTAACCGTATTGAAAGCTCAATTAAGCAGGTTCTGCGTGAAAAAGCGATGCGGGAACAACAGAAGTTTATTGTCGATGAGGCCGTTCTGGCAAATATGCTACTAAGCTATGCCGACGGTAAAATCAGTCAGTTTGTTCGCTCTAACTTTAAGCGCTTACCCACGGAACATCTGGCAGCCCAGTGGCAGGTAATGGAACAGCAATTAGCAGGTGCCTAA
- the gpsA gene encoding NAD(P)H-dependent glycerol-3-phosphate dehydrogenase has product MQTPQVTILGAGSYGTALAICFARKGIPTMLWGRDSEKVALMRSARENAAYLPGCPFPESLQVTDDLELALKDVDNVVVVVPSHSFSSMLKQAKPLLKENARVAWATKGLEPDTGRLLYEVAEEILADKHPLAVLSGPTFAIEMAKGLPTAISMSSTDQTFVDELSDMLHCDRSFRVYTNNDFIGVQLGGVVKNVIAIGAGMADGIGFGANARTALITRGLAELTRLGLKLGAKSDTFTGMAGLGDLILTCTDNQSRNRRFGLALGEGKSVDQALKDIGQSVEGYRNTKEVVALASRNGVEMPIAEQIYAVLYEGKEPQQAAIDLLSRERKTE; this is encoded by the coding sequence ATGCAAACACCACAGGTGACGATATTAGGGGCGGGCTCTTATGGGACCGCCCTTGCTATTTGTTTTGCGCGAAAAGGCATCCCGACAATGTTGTGGGGCAGGGACTCTGAGAAAGTCGCGCTAATGAGGTCAGCCAGAGAAAACGCTGCCTACTTACCCGGCTGTCCATTTCCTGAATCTCTGCAAGTGACTGATGACTTAGAGTTGGCGCTAAAAGACGTCGACAACGTGGTTGTGGTCGTGCCAAGTCATTCATTTTCCAGCATGTTAAAGCAAGCGAAGCCGTTGCTGAAAGAGAATGCCCGAGTTGCCTGGGCAACCAAGGGTCTGGAACCTGATACTGGCCGACTTCTGTATGAAGTCGCTGAAGAAATTTTGGCCGACAAGCATCCGTTGGCGGTGTTGTCAGGGCCAACTTTCGCTATTGAAATGGCAAAAGGTCTGCCTACCGCTATTTCCATGTCATCGACCGACCAAACTTTTGTCGACGAACTGTCTGACATGCTGCATTGCGACCGTTCCTTCCGTGTTTACACCAACAATGACTTTATTGGTGTTCAATTAGGTGGGGTGGTGAAAAACGTGATTGCCATTGGCGCAGGTATGGCCGACGGCATAGGCTTTGGCGCGAATGCACGTACCGCACTGATTACTCGTGGCTTAGCTGAGTTAACTCGACTGGGTCTGAAGCTAGGAGCTAAAAGCGATACTTTCACCGGTATGGCAGGGCTGGGTGACCTTATCTTAACCTGTACCGACAACCAGTCGCGAAACCGACGCTTTGGTCTAGCGCTAGGTGAAGGCAAATCGGTCGACCAGGCGTTAAAAGACATTGGTCAGTCCGTAGAAGGGTATCGTAACACCAAAGAGGTGGTCGCACTGGCGTCTCGAAACGGTGTGGAAATGCCCATTGCTGAGCAAATTTACGCGGTCCTTTATGAAGGTAAAGAGCCGCAACAAGCCGCTATCGATTTGTTGAGCCGGGAGCGTAAAACGGAATAA
- the secB gene encoding protein-export chaperone SecB, which yields MAEEQQANGAAAENQQQQAQFAIQRIYAKDISFETPNSPNVFRKEWKPDLKLDLNVKHEKIEDGVYEVVLTLTATNKVEDDVAFLCEVHQAGIFSIGEEVQEGQLAHMLGSFCPNILFPYARECVASLVNRATFPQLNLAPVNFDAIFARHMQQQAEQAQGQQTADA from the coding sequence ATGGCTGAAGAACAGCAAGCAAACGGCGCAGCAGCCGAAAACCAACAGCAACAAGCACAATTTGCTATCCAGCGTATCTATGCAAAAGATATTTCTTTTGAAACGCCAAATTCTCCAAATGTATTCCGCAAAGAGTGGAAGCCAGATCTGAAACTGGATTTAAACGTTAAGCACGAGAAAATCGAAGACGGCGTTTACGAAGTGGTACTGACGCTGACAGCGACCAATAAAGTTGAAGACGACGTTGCTTTCCTTTGTGAAGTGCATCAAGCCGGTATTTTCTCAATTGGTGAAGAAGTTCAGGAAGGTCAACTGGCACATATGCTGGGTTCTTTCTGTCCGAACATCTTGTTCCCATACGCACGTGAGTGTGTAGCGAGCTTGGTTAATCGTGCAACCTTCCCTCAGTTGAACTTAGCACCAGTTAACTTTGACGCTATCTTTGCGCGTCACATGCAGCAGCAAGCGGAGCAAGCTCAGGGTCAACAGACTGCTGACGCTTAA
- a CDS encoding rhodanese-like domain-containing protein, with the protein MQELLDFISRNPMMSGLWVVLLVALIITYVRSAMSPIKSLQPQEATVWVNRGDGIFVDIRNQDEFKKGHIHGSKHLSMDKIKQKSLTSIEKFKDAPIVLVCATGMTAKAAASQLTAEGFKQVAVLQGGMNAWRNDKLPVSQK; encoded by the coding sequence ATGCAAGAACTGTTAGATTTCATTAGCCGAAACCCCATGATGAGTGGCCTGTGGGTGGTGTTATTGGTTGCGCTAATTATTACTTATGTGCGCTCTGCCATGTCACCCATTAAGAGCCTACAGCCACAAGAAGCGACGGTTTGGGTTAACCGTGGCGATGGCATTTTTGTTGACATTCGTAACCAGGATGAATTCAAAAAAGGCCACATTCACGGTTCAAAGCACTTAAGCATGGACAAAATTAAGCAAAAAAGCTTAACGTCTATTGAAAAATTCAAAGACGCCCCCATTGTGTTAGTCTGTGCAACAGGAATGACGGCAAAAGCAGCCGCATCTCAGTTAACCGCTGAGGGCTTTAAGCAAGTGGCGGTATTACAAGGTGGCATGAACGCCTGGCGTAATGACAAACTGCCGGTTTCGCAGAAATAA
- the gpmI gene encoding 2,3-bisphosphoglycerate-independent phosphoglycerate mutase — MSRTIKPLVLLILDGWGYREDAPDNAISNAQTPVMDRLWEQYPHCLVDGSGGAVGLPDGQMGNSEVGHVNLGAGRIVYQDFTRISQAISDRSFFKNPVLCDALAKAKDASGAVHIMGLLSPGGVHSHEDHLIAMVEMAVEQGASDVYVHAFLDGRDTPPKSAKTTIERFEALFARLGKGRFATLSGRFYAMDRDNRWDRIETAYKAIYHGVSGTTSPNALDALEDAYERGETDEFVKPTVIAQPAAVKDGDAIFFMNFRADRAREMTQAFINEDFDGFERGPRANTSDFVMLTEYADTLKTSCAFPPEQLNNVLGEWLEKHGKTQLRISETEKYAHVTFFFSGGREEEFEGEKRVLIPSPKVKTYDLQPEMSSEQLTDELVNAIESQAFDVIICNYPNGDMVGHTGNFDAAVKACEAVDHSVGRVVSALEAVGGECLITADHGNAEQMSDNETGQAHTAHTNELVPFIYVGRSAQARDGRLSDVAPTILHLMGMEQPEEMTGKTLMTLKKS, encoded by the coding sequence ATGAGTCGTACGATTAAACCTTTGGTTCTATTGATTCTTGACGGTTGGGGATACCGCGAAGACGCACCGGACAATGCCATTTCAAATGCTCAAACACCCGTGATGGATCGTCTTTGGGAGCAATATCCACATTGCTTAGTCGATGGCTCTGGGGGCGCAGTAGGACTTCCTGACGGACAAATGGGCAATTCAGAAGTCGGTCACGTCAACTTAGGCGCCGGGCGCATTGTTTATCAGGATTTTACGCGCATTAGCCAGGCAATTTCTGATCGCAGTTTCTTTAAAAACCCGGTGCTTTGCGATGCATTGGCAAAAGCGAAAGATGCATCCGGCGCTGTGCATATTATGGGGCTGCTGTCACCAGGTGGCGTACACAGTCACGAAGATCATTTGATTGCAATGGTTGAAATGGCAGTCGAACAAGGTGCTAGCGACGTTTATGTGCATGCATTTTTAGACGGTCGCGACACGCCACCGAAGTCAGCCAAAACAACAATTGAGCGATTTGAGGCCCTATTCGCCCGTTTAGGGAAAGGCCGTTTCGCTACGCTCAGCGGCCGCTTTTACGCAATGGACAGAGACAACCGCTGGGATCGCATAGAAACAGCTTACAAGGCTATTTACCACGGGGTTTCCGGTACAACCAGTCCCAATGCGTTAGATGCGCTGGAAGACGCTTACGAACGCGGCGAAACTGACGAATTCGTAAAGCCTACGGTTATTGCGCAGCCCGCAGCGGTCAAAGACGGCGACGCTATTTTCTTTATGAACTTCCGCGCTGATCGCGCACGCGAAATGACACAAGCCTTTATTAATGAAGATTTTGACGGCTTTGAACGCGGACCGCGTGCAAACACCTCTGACTTCGTCATGCTGACCGAATACGCAGATACTCTGAAGACTTCCTGTGCGTTTCCACCGGAGCAACTCAATAACGTACTCGGCGAATGGTTGGAAAAACATGGCAAAACCCAGCTGCGGATTTCTGAAACCGAGAAATACGCTCACGTGACTTTCTTCTTTAGCGGTGGACGCGAAGAGGAGTTTGAAGGTGAAAAGCGTGTATTAATTCCATCACCGAAGGTTAAAACCTACGACTTGCAGCCGGAGATGAGCTCTGAGCAACTGACCGATGAACTCGTCAATGCCATTGAATCACAAGCCTTTGATGTCATCATTTGTAACTATCCGAATGGTGACATGGTCGGTCACACCGGTAATTTTGATGCCGCAGTTAAAGCCTGTGAGGCCGTTGATCACAGTGTTGGCCGCGTTGTTTCCGCACTAGAGGCGGTTGGTGGTGAATGCTTAATTACCGCTGACCACGGTAATGCAGAGCAAATGAGCGACAATGAGACCGGACAGGCACATACAGCGCACACCAACGAGTTGGTTCCCTTCATTTACGTTGGTCGAAGCGCGCAGGCTCGCGACGGTCGCTTATCAGACGTAGCACCCACCATTTTACATTTAATGGGTATGGAGCAGCCGGAAGAAATGACCGGAAAAACCTTAATGACGCTGAAAAAGTCATGA
- a CDS encoding murein hydrolase activator EnvC family protein — MIKAFALMLSIAWLILNGQAFAQSYSEEDKAATQAEIEALNAELNKHLQAIESRDEELSDIESKLRRLELKTAEIASAIQKTSTELRRINTEIDKAQQELERLQAEQKQQLSLLEEQITSAYINGDHDFLKMLLNQGSPAELERLLTYYQYMNDARIEEIEQIKQTQNDIEQLKEELTSKKADVVALRERQAEQKKQLENQQRAQEETLAKLQAEQRSDKAKIKQLEQSREQLEQVLTAIEAALERQADVRLVGLKPIKSQLRWPSDGNVRRVFGQRREGPVDWKGVLIEGSNGQEVRSIADGRIVYADWLRGFGLVIVVDHGENYMSLYGHNQALLRTVGEKVKKDEEIALMGQSGSRDKASLYFEIRHQGKPQNPSHWIR; from the coding sequence ATGATAAAAGCCTTTGCTTTAATGCTGTCAATCGCCTGGCTGATACTTAACGGTCAGGCGTTTGCGCAGTCTTACAGTGAAGAAGACAAAGCGGCCACTCAGGCTGAAATTGAAGCGCTAAACGCAGAATTAAATAAGCATCTGCAAGCCATTGAGAGTCGTGACGAAGAGCTGTCTGATATTGAAAGTAAGCTGCGACGCTTAGAACTAAAAACCGCCGAAATCGCCAGTGCTATTCAAAAAACCTCAACAGAGCTGCGCCGCATTAATACGGAAATTGACAAGGCACAACAAGAGTTAGAGCGCTTACAGGCGGAACAGAAACAGCAACTTTCTCTGCTTGAAGAACAAATTACTTCAGCCTACATCAATGGTGATCACGATTTTCTTAAGATGCTGCTTAACCAAGGTTCTCCCGCGGAGCTTGAACGGTTACTCACTTACTATCAGTACATGAATGATGCTCGTATTGAAGAAATCGAGCAAATAAAACAGACTCAAAACGATATAGAGCAGCTGAAAGAAGAGCTGACGAGCAAAAAAGCCGATGTCGTTGCACTTCGTGAACGCCAAGCTGAGCAAAAGAAACAGTTAGAAAACCAGCAACGAGCTCAAGAAGAAACTCTCGCAAAACTGCAAGCCGAACAGCGCAGCGATAAAGCTAAAATTAAGCAGTTAGAACAAAGCCGTGAGCAATTAGAGCAAGTATTAACAGCCATCGAAGCCGCATTAGAGCGGCAGGCCGATGTTCGTCTGGTTGGCTTAAAACCCATTAAATCACAATTAAGGTGGCCCAGTGACGGCAACGTTCGTCGTGTATTTGGCCAACGCCGCGAAGGCCCGGTTGACTGGAAAGGCGTGCTTATAGAGGGCAGTAACGGACAAGAGGTTCGCTCTATTGCCGATGGTCGTATTGTTTATGCGGACTGGTTACGCGGCTTTGGGTTAGTTATTGTGGTTGACCACGGCGAAAATTACATGAGCCTGTATGGGCATAATCAAGCATTGCTTAGAACCGTTGGCGAGAAAGTGAAGAAAGACGAAGAAATAGCGCTTATGGGGCAATCGGGCTCTCGCGACAAAGCGTCTCTGTACTTTGAAATTCGTCACCAGGGAAAACCGCAGAACCCGAGTCACTGGATACGCTAA